The DNA window ACTTTTTGCACCATACCTCTCGCACGAGGCAAAAGCAGAAGCGATACTATTGAGAATGTAGTGGAGAATGCTAAAAAGATTGCAGCCAGCGGCGTGAAAGAAGTGGTGTTAACAGGAGTTAACATTGGTGATTTTGGTTACGGAAGAGATATTGATGGGGATGTAAAGAAGAGAAAGAACTATACGTTTTTAGATTTAATCAAGGCATTGGATGAAGTGGAAGGTATTGAGCGATTCCGCATCTCTTCTATTGAACCCAATTTATTAAAAGACGAAATCATTGAATTTGTGGCGCAATCCAAACGTTTTATGCCGCACTTTCACATTCCACTTCAAAGCGGTAACAACGAATTATTAAAGCGCATGAAGCGCCGTTATTTAAGAGAGCTGTATTCCGACAGAGTAGCGAAAATAAAAATTTTAATGCCGCATTGCTGTATTGGTGTGGATGTAATTGTAGGTTTTCCGGGAGAAACGGAAGAACAATTTTTAGACACGTATAATTTTATTAATGGATTAGACGTTTCGTACTTGCATGTGTTTACATATAGCGAACGCGATAATACCGAGGCCATTGAAATGCCAAATCCGATTCCTGTTTCTGAAAGAAAAAGACGCAATAAGATGTTACGAATTTTATCGGCGAAAAAACTGCGCGCTTTTTATGAGCAAAACATTGGTAAAACCTCAACGGTTATTTTCGAGAACGAATCAAAAGGTGATTTCATGTTTGGTTTTACGGAGAATTACGTAAAGGTGAAGCACACTTACAATGCCGACTTAGTAAATACAGCCGTAAAAGTTACACTGAACGACTTCGATGAAGAAGGAAATGTAATCTGTAAAATTTCAGAGGAGATTCCTGCTTAAAAATCACACCACAAACTTTTCAGAAAAAAAACGACTTTCTTTATCGGTTACGCAAACCGTATAGGTTCCTTTAGGTAAATGTGAAAAATTATAGGTGTTCTTTTCAAAGTTGCTTTCTACAAGAAATCCATCCTGATTAAATAATTTAAACGAATGGATATCGGAATCATGTTGAACCGTTAAGGTGCGTTGTTCGGTATCAATGATTAAGTTCATAGTACAAGGGATCTGTTTTAGCCAAATTATGAATTGTACTTTCTTTTATAAATACCCGCCTGTGGGTATATCTAAAGAAATCAATGGGTGCGTTTAAATGTAATCCTGAACTTTTACCTAAACAAGATTTACAGTGTGGATACCCGGTTTGGGTTTATAAGTGGTTGTTTTTTTAATGTGGAAACTAAGTCCACATTGATTTATATGTATCCGGAAATGTGATGGTTTGTTTATCTTTAAAAATCCCAAACACTGCGCTTCCGCTTCCGCTCATTGATGCATAAACGGCACCGGCTTCATAGAGTTGGTTTTTTAATTTCTCCACTTCGGGATACTTTTTAAAAATGCTTTTTTCAAAATCGTTAACCAAGCAATTTTTCCAATTGGAAATGGGTTCATTTTCTACAATTTCCTTAACCGAACGTAATGGTTTGTTGGGAATAACGCCATCGTAAGCTTCCTTGGTATTACTATTAATGCCCGGATGTACCACTAAAATACGATAGTCCTTTAAGTTTACCTTAACCGAACTGAACTCATCCCCTTTGCCCACCGCAAAAACGGGGGTATTTTCTATAAAAAAAGCGCAATCAGACCCTAATTTGCGGGCAATATTGGTTAACTGCTCTTGACTCAATCCTAAACTAAACTTTTGATTGATAATTTTCAGAAAAAAAGCCGCATCGGAACTGCCCCCGCCGAGTCCGGCTCCCATTGGCAAAACCTTACGTAAATTGACTTTTAAATGGGGTAATTTAACCTCAGCGCTCAAGGCCTTCCAGGCTTTATAAATGATGTTTTCTTCAATGGGTCCGGCTACTGTTAAACCGCTTGTTTCCAAATCAAAAGGCTGAGAGCCTCCATCCAAAACTTCGAGGGCATCACACCAATTAATGGGATAAAAAACCGTCTCGATGTTATGAAAACCGTCCGGTCTTTTCTCTATCACGTTCAGTCCCAGGTTAATCTTAGCATTTGGAAAAAGTATCATTTTTTGGGCTTTTTTGGCTTTGTTAAATATTTTTTACTAAATTGCACTAAAATTTTATAAAAACACAACCATGAAAAATAAAAAATCTACTATTGGTTTAATGTTATTAATGGCTGGTTCGTTAGTTTTAACTAATTGTACCAAAGACAAAACGAATCCTCAGCCTGAACCGGATAAAGATATGACCACTACTACTGAGGCCGTAAACACTCAAATGATTGTTAACGATATCCAGGAGTTATGCGGACAAGTATGTGAATCGAATGCATTTTTATTGAACGATCATGATGCAACTCCGGTTACCATTATGCAAGGAACAAACACTATTAATAGTAGTAATGCATTGGTTAATGTTGGGTCAAACTCATACACTTTAACATTCAACAATACTGTAGGTCGTGATGGTCGCGTTCGTAATGGTGTTTTAGTATTTGATTATACTGCAACTCCTGCTACTGTACCTAATAAATTTTATCGTATTCCCGGCTTTATTGTGGATGTAACTTCTGTTGGTTATTCAGTAGATAACTACACTATCAGCATCAACAACATGCGTATTTCAAATACCACTCCAATTGGTTTCCCTGGTACTGCTCCTTTTTTACCTAGCGCTACCAAAATGAGCTGGAAACAAACAGCTGATGTTAGCGTAATGTGGGCAAATGGAACAAGCACTTCTACCACTACATTTAACGGTACTATCAATAAAACATTAGAAAACACCAATAACACTTCAATTCCAATGCCTCCGGGCCCATCTGCTACAACTTATACCGTATTTGGATATAGTGGTGTAAACAATAACTTCTTAAAGTTAAACTTACAATACTCTTCTTATACTGTTGAAGGTACAGGAACTTTAGCTAACGGAACTGCTTATACACTTGCTACTTCAAATCCGTTAACACGTAATTTTGTTAGCTCTCCTGAATTATTCGTAGTTGTAGGTAGCGAAGTAATTACAGTTCAACGTCACCCATTCTTAACGGGAGTTTTAAACTTTAAACCAACAGGTAAGTCTGACAGAGTTATTGACTTTGGTGAGTCTGGAACTATCGTAGATTACAATGCCAAAGTAACTATTGAAGGTATTACTTACTCTCACGATATCCGCTAATAAAAGCATTATCATAAAACAAAAAGCCCCGAGCGCAAACCTCGGGGCTTTTTTATTGGCATTTATTTCTCTTTATGACATTTATTCAAAATACTCTTTCATGCGATCAAAGAAGCTCTTCTCCTTTTTATTTGGATTAGGCTTGAAGTTTTTAGAATCCTGTAATTGCTCCATCATTTTCTTTTCATCAGCACTCAAATTGGTTGGCACATGAATGTTCACATCCACCAATAAATCGCCTTTTCCATAAGAGTTTATATCAGGAATACCTTTGCCCTTTAAACGAAGGATTTTTCCACTTGGTGTACCCGGATCAATCTTAATTTTTACTTTACCATCAATTGTTGGAATTTCGACCTGAGTTCCGAGAGCTGCCTCAGGGAAACTAATAAATGAATGGTATATAAGGTTGTTTCCATCGCGTTTTAACTCCGGATGCTCTTCCTCTTCTACTAATATTAATAAGTCACCGTTAATGCCACCCCTTGGTGCTGCATTCCCTTTTCCGTTCATAGAAAGTTGCATCCCTTCTGCAACACCGGCCGGAATATTTACAGAGATAACCTCTTCACCTCTTACAACACCATCGCCATGACAGGTCCCGCATTTCTCCTTAATAATTTTTCCTTCGCCATGGCAAGAGCTACAAGTTGTTTGCGTTCTCATAGCACCCAATATGGTTTGCTGAACACGGGTTTGTACTCCTGAACCATTACAAATCTTACAGGTATCGTAATTATTATTTTTAGCGCCGCTTCCTTTACAGGTTCCGCAGGCGACTTGTTTATTCACCTTTATTTTTTTCTCTACGCCATGAGCAATTTCGTTCAGGTTTAATTTAACCTTAACGCGTAAGTTGGAGCCACGGTTTACACGACGGCCACCGCCATTTCCTCCGCCTCCGCCACCAAATCCAAATGCACCGCCAAAAATATCTCCGAACTGAGAGAAAATATCATCCATGTTCATTCCACCGCCACCATAGCCGCCGCCACCTGCTGCACCACTCATGCCCGCATGTCCGAACTGATCGTATCGTTGTTTTTTCTCTGCATTACTTAAAACTTCATACGCCTCTGCGGCCTCTTTAAATTTTTCTTCAGCAGCTTTATCATCCGGATTTTTATCAGGATGGTATTTAATAGCCAGCTTACGATACGCCTTTTTTATTTCGTCATCGCTTGCGTTTTTAGCTACGCCCAGTACTTCGTAATAATCTCTCTTTGCCATAGTTTAATTTGCTACCACTACCTTTGCGTAGCGAATTACTTTATCACCTAATTTATAACCTTTCTCCACCTCATCCACTACTTTCCCCTTTTGATTCTCATCGCTGGCAGGAATGTGTGTAATCGCCTCCATGGTATCTTCACTAAAAGCTAAACCAACACTCTCAAATGCCGTTAAACCTTTTTGTTGGGTATTATGCTTCATTTTATTACTAATCAAAACAATACCTTCCTTAATGGAAGCAGGATCGTTATTGTTCTCATTCGCCTTTATTGCTCTTTCCAAATCATCAATGACAGGCAAAATGGCTTTAAAAACATCTTCAGATGCAGTTTTTATCAGCTCACTTTTTTCCTTCATGGTACGCTTTCTGTAATTATCAAACTCTGAATATAAACGAAGGTATTTATCGTTTAATTCCGCTACTTGCTGCTTTAATTGATCTACCTCAGAAACTGACGTATTTTCAGCATTAGTGGCAGTATTTTCTTCTTGCCCCTCGGTATTATTCTCGGTATTATTTACATTATCCTGTTCTTTCATAGTATCAAATCAATATAAGTTCGTGATTGCTTAATTGTCAATCAATAATTTTGCCAATAAAAATAAGTGGAAATTCTGTCAGTTTTTAAGGAAATTAAACTCTGTTCGCCGGTTTAATTCATGTTCTTTGTCAGAGCACTCAACCCCATTTAAACAGCGGTTTTTGATTTGTGCTTCACCCTTTCCGGTTGGTGTTAATCTGAAATTATCAATCCCTTTGGAGGCCAGATAATCAACTACGGCCTTGGAACGTTTTTCGGATAAGGCAAGGTTCGAAGCATCATCACCTCTACTATCGGTATGTGAGATTACCTCCAATTTCACGCCCGGATTGGCTTCAAGAATTGTGATCACCTGATCTAAAATCAATTCCCCTTCAAAAGTGATATTGAACTTCCCTGATTCGTAATAGATGTTTTCGGTAACCGATAAAGTTTTTTCTCCGGATTTATCAAACTTCTTATACTTCATGGTGATATCATCTTCCTCTTCAATAGGCGCTAAAGTCACCACATCGGCCTTAAGTAATTTATATTCAAAAAAACCTTTACTTGATTTGGTTAATTCACCAACCATCTCGCCATTTTGCTTGGCCAAGTATACTTTTGGTCCGCCTTTAACTTTGTCGTTTTGCTCAATGCGAATCGACAAAGTTTGAGTGGTATCTATTTTTGTAAAAAGAAAATCACCGTAGCCATCTGTTTTAGCAGTTTTCAAAGTATCCTGTAATTGATTCACCAAATAAACATTGTGATCAGTCAATGGCTTTTTAACGGCTTCACCAATCAACAGTTTACCCGAAATATCCGCTGTTGAATAAGCCGCATTGGTGCGACAAATATTTACAAATGCTCTTTCCAATACTTTAGCACTATCGGTTTCCATCCATAAACGACCTTTAGGATTCACAACGAAAAAAGATGGGAATTTATCGGCACCAAATACCTGAACAGCCTTATCCTGAATTCCGCCTTTTGCCAAGTAATTTGTTTTTTTACCCTTGAATTTAGAATTAACCAAATTACCATCTTTGAGATAGGTTTGCCATTTAGCGTCATCTTCCTCGGCACAAACAGTTACGTATTCAATTTCTGAAGCGCCCTTGCAAGCATTATTTTGAAAACGATTCAAGATAAATTCGATGCGTTGATTAATATCTACAATTTGCTTAAGGGGTTGTTGTGTGGTGAAAAACAAAACTAACACAAAGCGATCGGGACTCCCCGGTTTTCCTGTAGGTAAATCGATGGAAGTTTTCTGATTGTCTTTATTATAAACCTCAACTTTAGCAAAAGGAATTTTCTCACCGACTCTTAATTTTTTTTGTGCGAACACAACGTTGCAGACAAAAAACAGACAAACTATGACGGCGATTTTTTTCATTAAGGTTTAATGAATTTTAATTCAACACGATTGTTTTCGAGGTGCTCTGCTTCAGTACAATTCACATTGTTTTTGCATTTATTCAGAAGCATGGTTTCACCCTTCCCTATGGTTCGTATTTTAGTCGCAACGATACCATTCGACACTAAATACGTTTTTACTGCGCTTGCGCGTTTTTTTGAAAGCTCAAGGTTTGCGGCATCATCTCCACGGCTATCTGTATGCACAATAATTTCCAAAGTATATTCCTTATTTTTTGTCATCATGGTAACTACCTTATCCAATTCAGGAGTAGTTCCTTCATCAATTTGTGCTGTACCGGCCTTAAATGTAACATTAGGATTCACTGTCAGTGCATTTTTCTGAGCCATTGTTTCCTTGTCGGAAGCATTCATTTTATTAATCTCGTTTAGTGTTAAAGGCAATTCAAATCCTACCTCAGTTTTGTTAATCATACCAAATACAGCACCGGCTGAAGTGCTTAAATAAGCTTTAGAAACGTTTTGCAAACTACCCGATGTATCTAATTTGATAATATAATCTTTTAAAAACTTAACGCCGTAAAAAGTAAATACACCTGAGTTATCAGTGGTTGTACGACTTAAAGTATCACCAAATTTATTCTTCAAAACCATTTTTTGATTCTTCACTGCGTCGGTTGGCGCTTCTGAAAACAATAAGCGGGCTTTTAAATCTTTTGTATTCACCGGTGAGTTTTTCTTTCCGTCTAACACATCTTCTATTTCCAATTGAGTTGGATTCACCATAAGTACTTGTCCGGTTTCGCTGATTAATAACGTGAGTGGCAATTGAGTGATTTTAAAATTACGTATAGTTAAATCATTGTATCCACGAGGAGCAATTAAATTACTGACACCCTCCATTTTCATATTCACGATATCCTCATTCCATGCAGTTTTATCACTTTGCACAGCTATAGTAAAAGCTTCGAATCCGTCGGCATTACGATAAACCGCGTTACTGTAACGTTCATGAATATCCAATAAACGAGGTATAAATGGTTTCGATTTACTTACACTTGATGACCAAAAATGAAGTAATACAACTTTATTAATATAAGGGAATGAAATACTTTGCTGCGTGTTTTGATTATTATAAAGAATAAGAGCCGGGGTGGGATCACCTTGTTTTAATACAGTATTCGGTGTTTGCGCGCTTAATTTAAAAGCAAACAAAACGTTCAGAACAACAACTATTTTTAACAAGCGTTTTATCATTCTTTAATTCTGAGTTCCTCTAACTTTTTATGCAAATCATCACCTCTTAATGCTTTTGCTACAATAATGCCGTTACCATCAATTAAAAAATTGGTTGGAATTGAATACACGCCATATTTTACAGCTGCCGAATTATTCCAACCGCCTAAATCACCTACATGATTGTTCCAAACCAAACCATCATTTAAAATAGCTTGTTGCCATGCGTCTTTATTATTATCTAATGAAACGCTGTATATTGTAAATCCTTTACCGCCTTTAAATTTCTGATCTTTGAAAACATTATAAGCTACAACGAGCGATGGGTTTTCAATTCGGCACGGACGGCACCAACTGGCCCAAAAATCAATCAGTACTAACTGTCCTTTTAATGAAGATAATTTAACCGGTTTTCCTTGCGGAGAGTTCAATTCAATTTCCGGTGCTTTGTTTCCCAGATTCAACCCTACAGGAGCTTCTACTGTTGTAGTCGCTACTATCGTTTCTTTTTTTGAATCGGTACTTGTTTCCTTCTTAGATTTACATGCAAAAGCAAACGTCAAAAAAATGCTTAATACTAAATATATTCTTTTAAGTTCCATTTTACTTTCTGATAATTTCAGCACCAATAGCATTTAACCTTCCATCTATATTCTGATAGCCTCTATCAATTTGATTAATGTTAAAGATGGTGCTCTTGCCTTTTGCACTCATAGCTGCAATTAATAACGATACACCCGCACGAATATCCGGCGATGCCATTTGAATTGCTTTCAACTGAACTTTTTTATCTAAACCAATCACAGTAGCACGGTGCGGATCACATAAAATAATTTGGGCACCCATGTCGATTAGTTTATCTACGAAAAATAAACGGCTCTCAAACATTTTCTGATGAATGAGAACATTTCCGCGTGCTTGGGTTGCAGTAACTAAAACAATACTTAATAAATCAGGCGTGAATCCAGGCCAAATAGCATCTGCAATGGTTAAGATTGAACCATCGATGAAAGTATCGATTTCGTAATGACTTTGGCTTGGAATGTAAATATCATCACCCCTACGTTCCATTTGAATTCCTAAACGAGAAAACACACGAGGAATACAACCTAGATTATCATACGAAACATTCTTAATGGTAATTTCAGATTGAGTCATGGCTGCTAGGCCAATGAATGAACCAATTTCAATCATGTCAGGTAACAAACGATGTTTTGTTCCTTTCAATGATGTTACACCTTCAATGTTTAACAAATTAGAACCAATACCGCTAATTTTCGCACCCATGCTCACCAGCATTTTACATAATTGCTGAATGTAAGGTTCGCAAGCCGCATTGTAGATGGTGGTTGTGCCTTCTGCTAAAACAGCTGCCATAATGATATTGGCAGTTCCTGTAACAGAAGCTTCATCCAACAACATGTAAGTGCCTTTTAATTTATCGGCATGCACTTTAAACATTTCATCATGTCCGTCGTAATCAAATTGCGCTCCTAAATTTTGGAAGCCCAAGAAATGAGTATCCATACGACGACGGCCAATTTTATCACCTCCCGGTTTCGGCATGTAAGCTCTTCCAAATCGTGCTAACATCGGACCAATTATCATTACTGAGCCTCGTAAACCTCCGCCCTTCTTTTTAAACTCAGGCGATACGAGATAATCAACCTTCACTTCATCGGCCTGAAAAGTATATTCTTCATGGCCGGTTTTTTCAATTTTTACACCCAAATCACGTAATAAATCAATAAGCTTATTGATGTCAACGATATCAGGAATATTACTGATGGTAACTTTTTCGTTGGTAAGTAAAACGGCGCAAATGATTTGCAGCGCTTCGTTTTTAGCTCCTTGCGGAATGATATCTCCTTTTAATTGTTTGCCTCCGGTAACTTCAAAAATGGCCATAGTATAGGGAAATGAGATTAATGTTTGCGATGGTGTTTATTATGTTTATGCTTATGCTTGTTATTTTGGAACTTGTGGCGAGGTTTGTTATTGTTATTATTCCCTCTCAATTCCTGATGAGAACTCAATACCGCTGATTCATCCATTTTTAACTCACCTCCCGATAATTCCTGAAGATTTTTAAAAATGACATCATCAGTTATCGAATCTTTATTCCAGTTGAGGTAAGACTTTTTTAGATGATTGGCTATGTGACGAGTTAATTCATCCTTCTCCGGACCATCCTTCAATTTTTTAGCTTGCTCAATGATTTTTTCGATGGATTTTCCATAATGTTTATAACGGATTTTTCCGCTAGGATAGGTTAACCGTTCCGGCTTTTCTTTAAAGGTTTCAGGTGATGGTTTCGGATAAGGCGAGTCCACATCCAATTTAAATTCTGAAATAATAAAAAGATGATCCCATAATTTGTGCGTAAAGTCCGCTACATCACGCAAATGCGGATTTAACTGCCCCATTACCTGAATAATTGCGCGAGCACACAAATTTCTTTCATCACGGTCTTTAAGGGTACAGCAATATTCTATCATTCCCTGAATATTTCTACCATATTCGGGGATAATCATTTTGGGCTGTTGGGTGTTGTATTCCATAGTAGTTTCAAAGTATAAATATAGCTAAAATAAGGGTAGGATTTAAAGTTTTAAACTATTTATTAACCAATCGCATGTTTATTACCTGATTTTTTATTTTTACGTCATAAACCATTAAAAAATTACAATTATGTTTGATTTAAAAGTAGCGGTGACGAATATTGCAGCGCGTTGGAACTACAAAGTAGACGAAGTTTCTCCTGGGGTATACAGAATGGATGTAGCCATTAAAATGAAAGATGGAACTTTCCGTTACCAGTTTGTGTACGTTTGGATAATTCAAGGACGTTATTTCGGTAAGGACGTAGTGTATATGAACAGCCGCTGCGGTGAATTCACGCAAAATTTAAATTTATACAAATTATTAAAAGAAGGTGGTTATGGTACTTATTCTGCTGTAACTGTAACAACAGATAAGCGTGCCGATGGCTCTCCGTGTGAGACAGTTATCGTTCAAGCTGTTCAGCCGATTGAGTTTACCAATGAAGCGATTCTAAATGAGGTAATTTATGACGTGGCGTTTAACGCGGATGCGATTGAATCACTTTATTTTGGCGGCGACAAAAACTAAGAATCAAAAAATAAATCTTATATTTAGCCCTCTTTAAAAACATACTTTATGTCAGTTCTCGTAAATAAAAATTCTAAAATCATTGTTCAAGGTTTTACCGGTGGCGAAGGAACTTTCCACGCTACACAAATGATTGAATATGGTACTAACGTTGTGGGCGGAGTAACGCCGGGCAAAGGCGGTACTAAACATTTGGATCGCCCGGTATTTAACACAGTTGCCGATGCGGTAAAAAACACCGGTGCGGATGTATCTATCATTTTTGTTCCTGCGGCATTTGCTGCTGATGCAATTATGGAGGCTGCTGATGCCGGTATCAAAGTAATTATTTGTATTACTGAAGGTATTCCTGTGAAGGACATGATTTACACGAAAGAATATTTGAAAGGTAAAGATTGCCGTTTAATTGGCCCTAACTGTCCCGGTGTTATCACTGCAGGAGAAGCGAAGGTTGGAATTATGCCGGGCTTTGTTTTCAAAAAAGGCAAAATCGGAATTGTTTCTAAATCAGGTACTTTAACTTACGAAGCTGCTGATCAAGTGGCAAAAGCAGGCTTAGGCGTAACAACAGCTATTGGAATTGGTGGCGACCCTATCATTGGAACTACCACAAAAGAAGCGGTTGAATTATTAATGAATGACCCTGAAACAGAAGGTATCATTATGATTGGAGAAATCGGTGGTACTTATGAAGCGGATGCGGCACGTTGGATTAAAGCCAATGGCAATAAAAAACCTGTTGTAGGTTTTATTGCCGGACAAACTGCGCCTAAAGGTCGTACTATGGGACATGCCGGTGCAATTGTAGGTGGTAAAGATGATACAGCACAAGCTAAAATGGCCATCATGAAAGAGTGTGGATTACACGTTTGTGAATCACCTGCCGAAATTGGTAAAACAATGGCAAAAGTGTTAGGTAAAGTAGTCGCTTAATTCTTTTACATAAAAAATATAAAAAGTCGCAAGAAAAAACTTGCGACTTTTTTATTTCCATTCAATTCTAATCAATTGATTTTTTATTGAAGATAATGTATCCGAAATGGAAGAAAAACGAGAAGCTGTTTTCGTTTTTATCGTAGTAGTTCACACCAACACTAAGTGGGCCAACCGGTGTGTTGTATACCAATGCAAACGTACCAATGAAATTACGATACAATAATGGTAAGGAATATTGCGCGGTTTGCTTCGGTGTTGAAGTAATGGTATTAATTGGTTGAAACAAATAACCCTCCAGCCTGATATCGAAATTTTTAATCGGAGTAGTAACGGTTTTAAGCCCTCCGGCAACGTATTGATGCGCGCGATAAGCAGGAATGAATAAAGTTTGACTTTCCAATGTTGGGTTAAAAGCAGGAGCCGATAAAATACTGGAAGTGTAATTTGTAAAAAAGGTTTGGGTTGAATAAACACCCTCCGCAAACACGCCAATTTTAAAGCGTTTAATAGTTCTGATATAACTATCAAAAGTTAATTTTAGCGTTAACCATTGATGATGCGGATAGTTAATCGATTTTAATGAATCGATGGATGTAGTACCCGGATAATAACTCTCAGAACCGCTTACATATTTCGCTTTAAAACACAAACGAGTTCCATCCGTTGCGTATTGTTTTCTATTCAGTGTATTGAGTTCGTATGAGAATTGTCCGAATGCAAAACCGAAATACGAAGCATCTGCGGTATCCAA is part of the Bacteroidota bacterium genome and encodes:
- a CDS encoding TlpA family protein disulfide reductase, whose protein sequence is MLLVLKLSESKMELKRIYLVLSIFLTFAFACKSKKETSTDSKKETIVATTTVEAPVGLNLGNKAPEIELNSPQGKPVKLSSLKGQLVLIDFWASWCRPCRIENPSLVVAYNVFKDQKFKGGKGFTIYSVSLDNNKDAWQQAILNDGLVWNNHVGDLGGWNNSAAVKYGVYSIPTNFLIDGNGIIVAKALRGDDLHKKLEELRIKE
- a CDS encoding OmpA family protein → MIKRLLKIVVVLNVLFAFKLSAQTPNTVLKQGDPTPALILYNNQNTQQSISFPYINKVVLLHFWSSSVSKSKPFIPRLLDIHERYSNAVYRNADGFEAFTIAVQSDKTAWNEDIVNMKMEGVSNLIAPRGYNDLTIRNFKITQLPLTLLISETGQVLMVNPTQLEIEDVLDGKKNSPVNTKDLKARLLFSEAPTDAVKNQKMVLKNKFGDTLSRTTTDNSGVFTFYGVKFLKDYIIKLDTSGSLQNVSKAYLSTSAGAVFGMINKTEVGFELPLTLNEINKMNASDKETMAQKNALTVNPNVTFKAGTAQIDEGTTPELDKVVTMMTKNKEYTLEIIVHTDSRGDDAANLELSKKRASAVKTYLVSNGIVATKIRTIGKGETMLLNKCKNNVNCTEAEHLENNRVELKFIKP
- a CDS encoding 4-(cytidine 5'-diphospho)-2-C-methyl-D-erythritol kinase, with translation MILFPNAKINLGLNVIEKRPDGFHNIETVFYPINWCDALEVLDGGSQPFDLETSGLTVAGPIEENIIYKAWKALSAEVKLPHLKVNLRKVLPMGAGLGGGSSDAAFFLKIINQKFSLGLSQEQLTNIARKLGSDCAFFIENTPVFAVGKGDEFSSVKVNLKDYRILVVHPGINSNTKEAYDGVIPNKPLRSVKEIVENEPISNWKNCLVNDFEKSIFKKYPEVEKLKNQLYEAGAVYASMSGSGSAVFGIFKDKQTITFPDTYKSMWT
- a CDS encoding DUF4290 domain-containing protein is translated as MEYNTQQPKMIIPEYGRNIQGMIEYCCTLKDRDERNLCARAIIQVMGQLNPHLRDVADFTHKLWDHLFIISEFKLDVDSPYPKPSPETFKEKPERLTYPSGKIRYKHYGKSIEKIIEQAKKLKDGPEKDELTRHIANHLKKSYLNWNKDSITDDVIFKNLQELSGGELKMDESAVLSSHQELRGNNNNNKPRHKFQNNKHKHKHNKHHRKH
- the mtaB gene encoding tRNA (N(6)-L-threonylcarbamoyladenosine(37)-C(2))-methylthiotransferase MtaB codes for the protein MNFEGKTVGFHTLGCKLNFSETSTIARLMLEKGFKKVDFGSPADVYVINTCSVTENADKECKQIVKSALQKNPEAFVAIVGCYAQLKPEQIAQIEGVDVVLGATEKFKLLNYINLSSKNESTQIQSCEINDADFFVDAYSVGDRTRSFLKVQDGCDYSCTFCTIPLARGKSRSDTIENVVENAKKIAASGVKEVVLTGVNIGDFGYGRDIDGDVKKRKNYTFLDLIKALDEVEGIERFRISSIEPNLLKDEIIEFVAQSKRFMPHFHIPLQSGNNELLKRMKRRYLRELYSDRVAKIKILMPHCCIGVDVIVGFPGETEEQFLDTYNFINGLDVSYLHVFTYSERDNTEAIEMPNPIPVSERKRRNKMLRILSAKKLRAFYEQNIGKTSTVIFENESKGDFMFGFTENYVKVKHTYNADLVNTAVKVTLNDFDEEGNVICKISEEIPA
- a CDS encoding nucleotide exchange factor GrpE; this translates as MKEQDNVNNTENNTEGQEENTATNAENTSVSEVDQLKQQVAELNDKYLRLYSEFDNYRKRTMKEKSELIKTASEDVFKAILPVIDDLERAIKANENNNDPASIKEGIVLISNKMKHNTQQKGLTAFESVGLAFSEDTMEAITHIPASDENQKGKVVDEVEKGYKLGDKVIRYAKVVVAN
- a CDS encoding OmpA family protein; the encoded protein is MKKIAVIVCLFFVCNVVFAQKKLRVGEKIPFAKVEVYNKDNQKTSIDLPTGKPGSPDRFVLVLFFTTQQPLKQIVDINQRIEFILNRFQNNACKGASEIEYVTVCAEEDDAKWQTYLKDGNLVNSKFKGKKTNYLAKGGIQDKAVQVFGADKFPSFFVVNPKGRLWMETDSAKVLERAFVNICRTNAAYSTADISGKLLIGEAVKKPLTDHNVYLVNQLQDTLKTAKTDGYGDFLFTKIDTTQTLSIRIEQNDKVKGGPKVYLAKQNGEMVGELTKSSKGFFEYKLLKADVVTLAPIEEEDDITMKYKKFDKSGEKTLSVTENIYYESGKFNITFEGELILDQVITILEANPGVKLEVISHTDSRGDDASNLALSEKRSKAVVDYLASKGIDNFRLTPTGKGEAQIKNRCLNGVECSDKEHELNRRTEFNFLKN
- the murA gene encoding UDP-N-acetylglucosamine 1-carboxyvinyltransferase, which produces MAIFEVTGGKQLKGDIIPQGAKNEALQIICAVLLTNEKVTISNIPDIVDINKLIDLLRDLGVKIEKTGHEEYTFQADEVKVDYLVSPEFKKKGGGLRGSVMIIGPMLARFGRAYMPKPGGDKIGRRRMDTHFLGFQNLGAQFDYDGHDEMFKVHADKLKGTYMLLDEASVTGTANIIMAAVLAEGTTTIYNAACEPYIQQLCKMLVSMGAKISGIGSNLLNIEGVTSLKGTKHRLLPDMIEIGSFIGLAAMTQSEITIKNVSYDNLGCIPRVFSRLGIQMERRGDDIYIPSQSHYEIDTFIDGSILTIADAIWPGFTPDLLSIVLVTATQARGNVLIHQKMFESRLFFVDKLIDMGAQIILCDPHRATVIGLDKKVQLKAIQMASPDIRAGVSLLIAAMSAKGKSTIFNINQIDRGYQNIDGRLNAIGAEIIRK
- the dnaJ gene encoding molecular chaperone DnaJ, which encodes MAKRDYYEVLGVAKNASDDEIKKAYRKLAIKYHPDKNPDDKAAEEKFKEAAEAYEVLSNAEKKQRYDQFGHAGMSGAAGGGGYGGGGMNMDDIFSQFGDIFGGAFGFGGGGGGNGGGRRVNRGSNLRVKVKLNLNEIAHGVEKKIKVNKQVACGTCKGSGAKNNNYDTCKICNGSGVQTRVQQTILGAMRTQTTCSSCHGEGKIIKEKCGTCHGDGVVRGEEVISVNIPAGVAEGMQLSMNGKGNAAPRGGINGDLLILVEEEEHPELKRDGNNLIYHSFISFPEAALGTQVEIPTIDGKVKIKIDPGTPSGKILRLKGKGIPDINSYGKGDLLVDVNIHVPTNLSADEKKMMEQLQDSKNFKPNPNKKEKSFFDRMKEYFE